A single window of Coffea eugenioides isolate CCC68of chromosome 7, Ceug_1.0, whole genome shotgun sequence DNA harbors:
- the LOC113777197 gene encoding uncharacterized protein LOC113777197: MVLGLRTEEHFLTGRVGRQAPGESLRSYVQRFNEENVQILDQNEQVDQGIRSEDLNRMKREAQAARTGQESRRQKEIGQLEQGPSGSSNQFRDRRSVFDRIVKGRSSTSDAELTPLNSSRSHILAVMRQNHLGRAPPEILGTREKRNSSLYCAYHRDVGHETEDCNDLKREIENLIRQGYLKQFVRKDGGFNRNASHRDNRGPCREDMRGTKSHCRGPEDHREDQRPSPDGSPGYDPNIAGVINTIAGGPTGGDR; the protein is encoded by the exons ATGGTTCTGGGGCTTAGAACCGAGGAGCATTTCCTCACTGGACGAGTTGGTAGACAG GCTCCCGGCGAGTCACTGCGCTCGTATGTGCAGAGGTTCAATGAGGAAAATGTGCAGATACTTGATCAAAATGAGCAG GTAGACCAAGGAATTCGAAGTGAGGATCTAAATCGCATGAAGCGGGAAGCCCAAGCAGCCCGTACTGGACAAGAGTCCCGGAGGCAAAAAGAAATCGGCCAACTCGAACAAGGCCCCAGCGGCTCGTCGAATCAATTTCGCGATCGCCGGAGTGTCTTTGACAGAATCGTGAAAGGGAGGTCGTCCACCTCGGACGCCGAGCTGACACCACTCAATTCCAGTCGGTCTCATATCCTGGCTGTAATGAGGCAGAATCACCTCGGCCGAGCCCCTCCTGAAATTTTGGGAACGAGAGAGAAGAGAAACTCCAGTCTCTATTGTGCCTACCACCGAGATGTTGGGCACGAGACCGAAGACTGCAACGATTTGAAGAGGGAGATCGAGAACCTGATCAGACAGGGATACTTGAAGCAATTCGTCCGCAAGGATGGAGGTTTCAACCGAAATGCCTCCCACCGAGATAACCGGGGCCCTTGCCGAGAGGACATGCGGGGCACAAAGAGTCACTGTCGTGGACCCGAGGACCATAGGGAGGACCAGCGGCCTTCGCCAGACGGGTCCCCGGGCTATGACCCTAACATCGCCGGGGTGATCAATACAATCGCGGGTGGCCCGACGGGAGGAGACAGATAG